The nucleotide window ACTCGACGGACATCCCCACCACGCACAAATTGACCACGCTGATGCACGACCCGCAATACCGCGCCGCCATCGCCTGGCAGAACACCGCCTACAACCAGCCGCCCTGGCCCTCGTACTACATCGGCGAGGGGATGCCGAAAGCAAAATAGCACCCCAAAAGCAAACTGCCGGGGTCAGACCCGCCGGGTCTGACCCCTGGTCTTGCATCTGGGTTGAAGCATGCGCTACTGACACGCACAAAGACTGTGACAAGGCTCCGATATCCTAGAAATGTTTCAAAAACAAATGGAGCCTGTCACCGGTTTTCTGCAATACCGGCTGCTCGCCCCTGTGCCGACAGCCATTGATCCACCAGCCCACCCGGCAGGCCCTTCAACGCGGCGACCACGCGCTGCGCGTTGAACGCGGCGCCGGCATCGTTGGTATGCGTGCGCGCATCGGAAAAATACGTGTCGACGATGCTGGCGCCGGCGCGCCGGTAGCCGTCGGTGATCGCCATCGTCAGGTCGGCGAACCGGGCGCCGTGGCGCTGCGCGACTTCGCGGTCCCACTGGGCGAAGTTCTCGAAGTCGCGGCGGTCCTGCCAGGCGTCGCGGTGCGGGACCGGCGACAGCAGCACCACCGTCGCGCCCTTTGCTTTCGCATCCTGCACGTAGCGCGCCATGTACCAGCCGAAGGTGTGCACCTGCTCCACCGTGCCGTCGGGCTTTTTGTCTTCCACGGTTTCCGGGCCGGTGCCGGGGCCGGAGGCGCGGCCTTTCATGGCCGGGTCGCCGATCCTGCCGCCATCGTTGTGGCCGAACTGGATCAGCACCACGTCGCCGGCCTTCAGCTGCTCCAGCACCCTGTTCCAGCGCCCTTCGGTGAAGAAGGTGCGGCTGCTGCGGCCGCCGATGGCATGGTTGACGACGTTCACCTTTCCGGTGTCGAAATACGGCGCGATGCGCTCGCCCCAGCCCACATGGCCGCCCGCACCGCCGCTCTTCACGGTGGAATCGCCGACCAGGTGCAGCGTGGGCAGCGCGGTGTTCGCGGCCTGCTCGGCCTTCACGGACTTTGCATCGACGACCGGGCGCTCATCCTCGCTGGCGGGGCTGGCAGGAATGGCCTTGCCCCGTTCGTTCAATGCGCCGACCAGCGGCTGCAGGCCCAGCGCCTTGATGCCACCGACGACGATCCGCGCGTTCAGGTCGGCACCGGCCCAGTTGGTGTGCACCGTTTCGTCCGGCGCCACCTGGGGGAACAGCTTCATCACTTCATCGCGGCCGATCTGGTCGTAGCGGCGTGCCGCCAGTTCGTTCAGGTCGATGAAGCCGGCGTTCTCGCGGCGCGCCACTTCCTTCGCCCAGCCCGCGTAATCGCCGGCGTTGCGGAGCACTTTGCCGTGGTCGTCCCAGCGCTTGCGGGGAATCAGCGACACGACGACCGGCGTCGCGCCCTTCGCGCGGATCTGGGCGATGTAGTCACCCAGGTACCAGCCGTAGCTGCGCACTGTCTCGCGCCGTTTCGTCAGCAGGTTGTCGATTTCCTCGGTCTCGTTGCCGGTGCCGCGGATCGTGCCGCGCGCGCGGCTGGTGTCGTTGATGGCGCTGGCGTCGTTGTGCCCGAACTGCATCAGCACCACGTCGCCCCGCTTGACCAGCGCGAGCGTGCGCTGCCAATGGCCGCTGGTCACGTAGGTGCGGCTCGACAGGCCGCCGACGGCGCGGTTGACGACGTTGATCTTCGATGTGTCGACGTAGTTCGCGATCGGGTTGCCCCAGCCCCACTGGCCGGCCGGACCCTTGCCCTGCCCGTCGTCGTGGCCGTTGCGCACCGTGGAATCGCCGATCAGGATTAACGATGGCAAGGCGGGATTGGCCGGTTCCGGCAGCACGACTTGTGCCTTGGCCGGATCGGTATTCGCGGCTGGCGGCAGGGGCGCCTGGGCATGGACGACTGACTGGAAGAGCAGGAAAAGGAAGAGGGATTGGAGGTAGCGTTTCATGGACTCATTCTACGGCAGCGGTTTTCGCGGCAGCCCGGCAGCCTTTCAAACGATCAGGAAGATGAGTAAAGCCCCGCAGCGAACAAGCGCACAATCGGCCCTTTCGATCCGGGGCACACACATGAACACCTCCTCCCTGCTGCGCGCCGCCGTGTGCGTGGCGCTCTGCTTCAGCACCGCCGCCCATGCCGGCATCGGCCAGCGCTTTCCGTCCGAACGCAAGGTCGTCAAGGACCCGGTGACGGGGACCATGCTGACCTTCCTTACCAGCACGCCGCAGGGAGATTCGAAGATCTATCCGACGCATCCGCAATGGACCTCGGACGGCAAGTGGCTGGTGTTCCGCTCGAACCGTGTCAAGGGCGAGGCGATGGCCGTCAACGAAACCACCGGCGACCTGGTGCAGGTAACGGAAGGCGGCTACACGGGCATGCTGAACCTGGCGCAGAAGTCGATGAAGCTGCTCTTCATGCGGCAGGGCTCCGACAAAGGCGTGCTGCAGATCGTGGAGGTGGACCTGGCGGCCGTGTTCCGCGACAGCGCCGCCGGCAAGATGAAGCCGGCCGCCGAGTACCAGCGCATCGCCGGCACCACTTCGGCCGAGCTGGAAGCAGGCGGCGACATGGCGCTCGACGCCGACGAGGAATGGGTGTACTTCCGCGTGGGCCGCAACGCGGCGGCGAAGCACCTGCCGGCGGGCGCGAAGATCGAGGCTAACTTCGGCCCGCGCAATATGGGCGCAGGGCCGAACGGCATCGCACGGATGAACGTGAAGACAGGCGAAATCCGGCACGTGGTATCGGTCGGCTTCCAGATCGGGCATATCCAGGCCAACCTGTGGAATCCGGGCGAGATCGTGTTCTGCTGGGAGACCGGGGGCAAGTCACCGCAGCGCACCTGGACCGTCCGTTCGGACGGCACCGGCCTGCGCCCGCTGTACCCGGAAGCGCCGTACGAATGGGTGACGCACGAGGCGGTGATCAGCAAGGATGAAGTGGCGATGGCGCTGATGGGCCACCGGCCGGTGAAGGATGGCGGCGGCGGTGTCGCGGCGCCGGCGACGGGCGTCTACGGCGCGAACCCCGGGCAGGATGCCGCATGGGGCGATGCCGGCACGCGCGAAAAGCCGACCGGCCTGGCCATCGTCAACCTGCGCACCCGCGAGATGACGATCGCCGGCCAGACGCCGTCCGGCAGCGGCTTGTGGCACGTGCACGGGTCCCCCGACGGCCGCTTCGCCGTCGGCGACGATTTCTCCCGCTCGCTGTGGCTAATCGACCGCAAGACGCGCGAGATGAAGCTGCTCACCACCGGCCACAAGGACACCGCGGCCGACCATCCCCACCCCACCTTTAATGCCGACGGCACGAAGATCCAGATCCAGTCGGCCATGCTGTCGGCCGACGGCAAGGCGATGAATATCGTGGTGGTGCCGGTGCCGGAGGATTGGCTGAAGCGGAAGTGAACTTTACTGCCGAGTCCGTGTCAGCGTGCCTGACCCCATGACACGGGCTCGGCATTATTGTCCCGTTCAGCCCGTGTCAGCGTGCCTGACCCCGTGACACGGGCTCGGCATTATTGTCCCGTTCAGCTCGTGTCAGCGTGCCTGACCCCATGACACGGGCTCGGCTGTGCTGCAGCTTCTGGCGGGTGGTTCGGCCGCGCCAGCCGGAACACACAAAGCCAGCAGTCCCGTGCACAATACCTTCTTGATCATTACACTTCCCCCGTCATGAAAAAATTCGTCGTTCCGATCCTGCTTGCCATGTCCATGTCGTCCGCATACTCCGCCCCCACCGTCTTCCCCCTGTGGCCCGAAGGGGTGCCCGGCATGAAGGATATCGGCCCCGAGCAGAACGGCAAGGGCTATATCCAGAACACGTCGAACCCCACCCTCACGCTGGTCGGCCCCGCCGTCGACCGGCCGAACGGCACGGCCATCATCGTGGCGCCGGGCGGCGGCTACGTGCGCCAGGCGGTCGACCGCGAAGGGACCCAGTATGCCAACTGGCTCAGCACCCTGGGCGTGACGACATTCGTGCTGAACTACCGGATGCAGGAATTCGGCCACCCCGCCCCGCTGCAGGACGTGCTGCGCGCGGTGCGCCTGCTCCGTTCGCGCGCGGCGGAATTCGGCATCGACCCGAACCGCATCGGCGTGATGGGCAGTTCGGCCGGCGGCCACCTCGCCGCCAGCGCCGGCACGCTGTTCGACAACCCGGCCGGCCGCACCGGCGCGGAGCTGGACAAGGTGAGCGCCCGCCCCGATTTCCTCGTGCTGATGTATCCGGTGATCGCAATGGAAGGAGCGCCGGCCGCGCACATCGGTTCGCGCAAGGCACTGTTGGGCGCCAGTCCGTCGCCCGAGCTGTTGCAGCTGCTGTCCGTCGACCGCCAGGTCACGGCGCAAACGCCCCCTACCCTGCTGATCCACACCCAGGCCGATGCCACGGTGCCGGTCGAGAACAGTATCCTGTTCTACCAGGCGCTCACGAAGCACAAGGTGCCGGCCGAGATGTACCTGTTCGAGAAGGGTTCGCACGGCATGGGCATGCGCGACGGCCTGGGCAACGCCTCGCAATGGCCGCGCCGCGCCGAGGAATGGCTGCGCGCCCGCGGGCTGCTGACACCGGCCGCGCCGGCGGCCAAGTAAGCGGCCGAAGTATGCCGCCGGTGAGCCGGCGGCCAGCGGATACAATGTCAGGCATGTCCAAGTCTCCCAGTGAATCCGACGCCGCCGCGCTGGTCGCCCAGCTCGACCAGATCGCCGCAGGCCTGGCGCAAACCTTCGCGCCCTTTTGCGAAGTGGTCGTGCACGACCTGCGCGACCCGGACCACGCGATCCTCGCCATCCACAACAACCTGTCCGGCCGGGCGCCCGGCGATCCGGCCACCGAACTGGGGCTGGCACGCATCGCGGACAGCGCGTATCCGCAGGTGGTGGCCAACTACGCCAACCGGTTCGCCGATGGCCGGCCGGCCAAGAGCACGTCGATCGGGATCAGGGATGCGCAGGGCAACTATGTCGCAGCGCTGTGCCTGAACGTGGACATGTCGCTGTTCCGCTCGATGCAGAACGCGTTGCAGCAGTTCGCCGCCACCGGTGCGGCGCCCTTCCAGGAATCGCTGGACCCGGCCAATGCCGAGGCGATCCGCCGCCGCATCGACCAGTACGCGGCCGGCCTGGCGGCGTCGCCGCAACTGCTGAAGGCCGAGGACCGGCGCGCACTGATGCGAGAGCTGAAGGCTGCCGGTTTTCTCGAAGTGCGGCGGGCGATGGAGATCGCGGCCGCGCATCTGGGGATTTCGCGGGCGACCGCCTACAACGACGTGAAGTAGGCGGCGCGAACGGCATTCATCTCGCCTGCAAGCCGACGGAGCATGCGTTTACCCCAACAGCGAAGGGCCGGGGTCAGACCCGTCGGGTCTGACCCCTGGTTTTGCAGTTGGGGCGAAAGCATGGGCCAGCAATCGGCAGGCGTATCACACCGAGCGTCCCGCAAAGTGGAACAGCTGCGGCAGCGCCCACTCCTTGGGTCGATTGCCAGGTTCCACCTCCATCAACTCCGCCATGTAGTCCCACCACCGCTTCATCACCGGCTGCAGCGGCAGCTCCGCGATCGGCGCGCCGTCGCGAACCTTCAGCACGGCGAACAGCGACAGCGTGTCCTCGTCGAGGAAGATGGAGTAATCGAAGATGCCGGCGCCATCGAGCGCCGCGGCCAGGTCGGGCCACAGTTCGTCGTGCCGGCGCTTGTACTCTTCCACGACGCCGGGTTTCAGCTGCATCTTGAAGGCTTTCGTAGTAAATCCCGTCATTTGAATCCTGTCATTTGAATCCCGTCATTTGGTCGCCATCTTCTTCAGTTCGGCGGCAGCCTGCATGAAGCCGCCCACGCCATAGTTGTAGCTCGACGCCGGCCGGTAGTGAGCCGGCTCGGCGCCGGTCTGCTGGATGCCGCCCAGGCGCCCGTCCGCGTAGATGTGCTTCGTCACCAGCGCCGTCCACGCTTTCTCGATCACGGGGCGGTAGGTCTTCTCGTCCAGGTAGCCGTTGTTCACGCCATAGGCCATGCCGTGGATGAACATCGCCGCACCCGACGTTTCCGCCAGCGGCCACGCCTGCGGATCGAGCAGGCCGGCATGCCATTCGCCGTTCTCGTCCTGGATGGAGGCCAGCTTGGCCGACATCTCCTGCAACTGCTGCACATAGAACTGCCGGTTCGGATCATCCTTCGGAGTCAGTTCCAGCACCTTGGCCAGGCCGGCCATCACCCAGCCTTCGCCGCGCGACCAGAAGATCTTCTTGCCGTTCGGCTCGCGCTTGTTCGGGTCCTCGTAAGCCGTGTCGCGGGCGAACAGGTGTTCTTCCTTGTCGTACAGCAGGTCGTAGGTTTTCTTCCACTGTTCATGCACGTAGTCGGCGTAGCGCTGCTCGCCGGTGGCCTGCGCCATCTTCAGCCACACGGGCGGCGCCATGAACAGCGCGTCGCACCACCACCACGGCAGGCGCGGATCGTTCGGGCGCAGCGTATCCAGGTCGATCAGCACGTCCAGGTACTTCTTCAGCGTGGCGATCTTCTCCGGGCTGGGCTCCTGCAGGTACAGCTCCAGGTACATCTGGCCGATGCTGATGTCGTCCGCGTTCGGGTACTGGCCGGCACGCAGCGACCAGTCGAAGCCCTTGGCCAGCTTCAGCATCGCATCGCGGTATTTCGGATCGCCGGTCGCCTTCGACGCATCCATGAAACCGGCATAGGTGACGCTGGCGGTCCAGATCTGGTCGGTGTATTCCATGGTGCGGCGCAGCTGCCAGTCGGCCACCTTGCGCAGCACCTTGTCGATATCCTTCTTCGTGATGGCCGGCGACAGGTCCTTGGCCAGCGGGCCGGCATCCTCCGGCGCGTCGCCGAACTTGCGGCGGATATCCTTGTCGATGATCGCCTGCATCGCGGCGGTCGGCTGCGGATAGTCGACCTTCGGCGACTGGGCATACAGCGCGCTGCTGGCGCACAGGGTCAGAACGGCAACGGCCAGCGTGCCAAGGCGTTGCTTCATGGGTTGCTTCATGAGTCGATTCATGCGTTGTTTCATGACTTGTCCTGTTCTTCAAAGCTCTTCTTGGAGGGGTCTTCCTTGATCGGGCGAGGCTGCACGACGAAGCTGCCTGCGGCGAGGCCGCGCACGGCCCGGCCGTCTTCCAGCTCGACTGGCTTGCCCAGCGCCAGCTTCGCGTTCTCGAATGTCCAGTCGGCGATATCGTAGATGTGGCCACCCTGCTCGGCCTGGATATCCAGGTTCTTCAGCGTGAAGCGCGTGGCCGGCTTTTCCTTGTAGCTGTCCACTTCGAAGGCGGTCTTCGCACCGGTCGCCGTGATGTTCCAGATCTGCACGTCGCGCAACTGGGTCATGCCCTGCTCCTTCGGCACCTGCGTGGCCAGCACCTTCCAGTACGGCGGCACGTCCTTCACGTCGTCAGGGATCTTCGCGTAGCTGTAGCTGGGGTTCCAGTTCATCGTCACGCGCAGCACCACGGGCGTGCCCTTCATCGTGAAGTCATGCAGGCGGATGTTCTCGCCGAAGCCGCCGCGCGTGTGGGCCGACTTGAACAGGATGCCGACCGGTACCTTGTCGAGCACCGTGATGTTGTAGGCCTCGACGTTGCGGAAGCCGCCCGAGGTCTCGCTGCCGAACGTGAAACCAGCCGCGCCGGAGCGGACGATCGAGTCGCGCACCACCACGTCTTCCGTGCGGCGCGCCACGCGCAGGCCATCCGAATCGCGGCCGGCCTTCATGCACAGGGCGTCGTCGTTGACGTCGATATCGGCGTTCTGCACCAGGATCTTCTTCGAGGAATCGATGTCGATGCCGTCGGTGGACGGGCCCAGGCCATCCTGGTTGTTGCGGATGATGACGCCGTCGACGGTCACGCCTTCCGAGTAGCAGATGTGCACGGTCCAGAAGCCGGCGCGCTTGAGCAGCAGGCCGCCGCCCAGCTTGACGTCCTTCGAGTCGAATACCTGGATCAGGCGCGGGCGCTGCGCATCGTAGTCGGAAGCCCA belongs to Pseudoduganella albidiflava and includes:
- a CDS encoding GDSL-type esterase/lipase family protein, producing the protein MKRYLQSLFLFLLFQSVVHAQAPLPPAANTDPAKAQVVLPEPANPALPSLILIGDSTVRNGHDDGQGKGPAGQWGWGNPIANYVDTSKINVVNRAVGGLSSRTYVTSGHWQRTLALVKRGDVVLMQFGHNDASAINDTSRARGTIRGTGNETEEIDNLLTKRRETVRSYGWYLGDYIAQIRAKGATPVVVSLIPRKRWDDHGKVLRNAGDYAGWAKEVARRENAGFIDLNELAARRYDQIGRDEVMKLFPQVAPDETVHTNWAGADLNARIVVGGIKALGLQPLVGALNERGKAIPASPASEDERPVVDAKSVKAEQAANTALPTLHLVGDSTVKSGGAGGHVGWGERIAPYFDTGKVNVVNHAIGGRSSRTFFTEGRWNRVLEQLKAGDVVLIQFGHNDGGRIGDPAMKGRASGPGTGPETVEDKKPDGTVEQVHTFGWYMARYVQDAKAKGATVVLLSPVPHRDAWQDRRDFENFAQWDREVAQRHGARFADLTMAITDGYRRAGASIVDTYFSDARTHTNDAGAAFNAQRVVAALKGLPGGLVDQWLSAQGRAAGIAENR
- a CDS encoding alpha/beta hydrolase, which codes for MSSAYSAPTVFPLWPEGVPGMKDIGPEQNGKGYIQNTSNPTLTLVGPAVDRPNGTAIIVAPGGGYVRQAVDREGTQYANWLSTLGVTTFVLNYRMQEFGHPAPLQDVLRAVRLLRSRAAEFGIDPNRIGVMGSSAGGHLAASAGTLFDNPAGRTGAELDKVSARPDFLVLMYPVIAMEGAPAAHIGSRKALLGASPSPELLQLLSVDRQVTAQTPPTLLIHTQADATVPVENSILFYQALTKHKVPAEMYLFEKGSHGMGMRDGLGNASQWPRRAEEWLRARGLLTPAAPAAK
- a CDS encoding helix-turn-helix transcriptional regulator: MSKSPSESDAAALVAQLDQIAAGLAQTFAPFCEVVVHDLRDPDHAILAIHNNLSGRAPGDPATELGLARIADSAYPQVVANYANRFADGRPAKSTSIGIRDAQGNYVAALCLNVDMSLFRSMQNALQQFAATGAAPFQESLDPANAEAIRRRIDQYAAGLAASPQLLKAEDRRALMRELKAAGFLEVRRAMEIAAAHLGISRATAYNDVK
- a CDS encoding L-rhamnose mutarotase, whose amino-acid sequence is MTGFTTKAFKMQLKPGVVEEYKRRHDELWPDLAAALDGAGIFDYSIFLDEDTLSLFAVLKVRDGAPIAELPLQPVMKRWWDYMAELMEVEPGNRPKEWALPQLFHFAGRSV
- a CDS encoding glycoside hydrolase family 88/105 protein → MKQRLGTLAVAVLTLCASSALYAQSPKVDYPQPTAAMQAIIDKDIRRKFGDAPEDAGPLAKDLSPAITKKDIDKVLRKVADWQLRRTMEYTDQIWTASVTYAGFMDASKATGDPKYRDAMLKLAKGFDWSLRAGQYPNADDISIGQMYLELYLQEPSPEKIATLKKYLDVLIDLDTLRPNDPRLPWWWCDALFMAPPVWLKMAQATGEQRYADYVHEQWKKTYDLLYDKEEHLFARDTAYEDPNKREPNGKKIFWSRGEGWVMAGLAKVLELTPKDDPNRQFYVQQLQEMSAKLASIQDENGEWHAGLLDPQAWPLAETSGAAMFIHGMAYGVNNGYLDEKTYRPVIEKAWTALVTKHIYADGRLGGIQQTGAEPAHYRPASSYNYGVGGFMQAAAELKKMATK
- a CDS encoding glycoside hydrolase family 28 protein — protein: MIHWLRALAALMLSAAFSMMSNATHAADFSVAKYGAKPDGKTMNTKAIQAAIDAAAKQGGTVTFPAGTYLTGSIFVKSNVTLKVGKGVTLLGSQNIKDYPVLPTRIAGIEMKWPAALVNVYQQTNAKIEGEGTIDGDGKVFWDSYWTLRKQYEPRGLRWASDYDAQRPRLIQVFDSKDVKLGGGLLLKRAGFWTVHICYSEGVTVDGVIIRNNQDGLGPSTDGIDIDSSKKILVQNADIDVNDDALCMKAGRDSDGLRVARRTEDVVVRDSIVRSGAAGFTFGSETSGGFRNVEAYNITVLDKVPVGILFKSAHTRGGFGENIRLHDFTMKGTPVVLRVTMNWNPSYSYAKIPDDVKDVPPYWKVLATQVPKEQGMTQLRDVQIWNITATGAKTAFEVDSYKEKPATRFTLKNLDIQAEQGGHIYDIADWTFENAKLALGKPVELEDGRAVRGLAAGSFVVQPRPIKEDPSKKSFEEQDKS